AACAGGCCGGCCACCCACATGCTTCGCATCACGGCGCTCCGCATCGCTTCACCTCATCCTGATTGTGAACAGATAGTCAGACGGTCGGTCACTTCGTCGCCGGCTTCGGCGCCACCGGCTTGGACTCTTTTGATTCGACCGTAGTGGTCTCTGCGGCCTTCTGGTCCCCCTTTGGGTCAGGCACGGGCGCTGGTCCAGCCGTGACCGAAGAGGTCGCTCCCGCCAGCGCAGGCTGGTTCTGTTGCACCGCCGCGGCCGGCCTGGCTCCGGTCCGCATGCGGACATGGACATCGACATAGTCCTCATTGGTGCCACCCGGAATCGGGGGGAAGGGATGGGCCTGTACGATCGCCAACAGGCCGGCCTCATCGACCTCGCGGACACCCGAACTCCGTTCGAGCTGGATGAGCTGCGCGTTCCCGTTGGCATGCATGCGAAACCGCACCCGCACCGTTTCCCGCGCGCCGTTGACCCCCCTCGCAAACCGCATCCGGTGGCTCCAGCTCCGGCTGATCAGGCGCGTGATTTCCTTCCAGTACAGCCGTTCTTGCTTGGTCTCCGGCAATGGCCTGAGGTCTTCCTCCGCAATCAGCACATTGGCCACCGGCGGCACATCCGGTTGCACTTCGTCGAGCGGCATCTCGTTGGCAGGCGACTCCAGGGCTTCGTCCTCGCTCTCTTTCTCCTGCGGCTTGGCCGGCTCGTGCACCATGGTCAGATAGACGGTGCGGGCAAGGATTCGCTTGAGCGTATTGTCTCGCACGCGCGACACCGTCACCCGCAGGCGGACGGCCTTCGGCCTCACGGACGTATAACCCACCGGCTTCGGTTGGATCGTGATCGCCGCTTTCCACTCGCCCGGGGTTTCCGTCTGCTCCATCGGCACCATGGCCTTGTCGAACGCGAGGCTCTCGACCGCGGTGACCAGCGAGGCATTGCTCTTCGGCCCGTTGGCGAGCGTCACGGTAAGCGGCAGTTCCTCCCCGAACTGCACGACGCCGGTCTCCAGCGCATTCTCCAGGATCACGTTCAGAGAGGGCTTGGGAGCGGGAGGTTTGACGGCGGGGCTCTGGGTTTCAGCCGCGTCGCTTTTGAGCGGGGCCACCGATGAACAGAGCAGCAACGCGGGCAGGAGCAGGACGCGCGTCAGAACCGGACACCGTTGTTGATCCGCCGCAGGCGACATGGCTGCATCCTACCGTTCCCGAAAAAGTGATGCAACCGCCGCGATCGCAAACGGCCTTTTCTTCGCATCCGGTCCAGCTTGTGGGATAATACGGCCATGCATGCCGTACGCAAGCTGGCTCCCGGCCCCGGGTTGATCTTCACCGAACAGCCGGACCCGCGTCCCGGACCTCACGACGTGGTCGTGCGCGTGAAGGCCACGTCGATCTGCGGGACCGACGCACATATCTACAATTGGGACCCCTGGGCAGAAAGCCGCATCCATCTGCCCCTCACCGTCGGCCATGAACTATGCGGAGAGGTCGTGGAAGTCGGATCGGCCGTGACCTTGGTGAGCCTCGGCGAGTAC
The DNA window shown above is from Nitrospira tepida and carries:
- a CDS encoding energy transducer TonB family protein, whose amino-acid sequence is MSPAADQQRCPVLTRVLLLPALLLCSSVAPLKSDAAETQSPAVKPPAPKPSLNVILENALETGVVQFGEELPLTVTLANGPKSNASLVTAVESLAFDKAMVPMEQTETPGEWKAAITIQPKPVGYTSVRPKAVRLRVTVSRVRDNTLKRILARTVYLTMVHEPAKPQEKESEDEALESPANEMPLDEVQPDVPPVANVLIAEEDLRPLPETKQERLYWKEITRLISRSWSHRMRFARGVNGARETVRVRFRMHANGNAQLIQLERSSGVREVDEAGLLAIVQAHPFPPIPGGTNEDYVDVHVRMRTGARPAAAVQQNQPALAGATSSVTAGPAPVPDPKGDQKAAETTTVESKESKPVAPKPATK